In a genomic window of Nodosilinea sp. E11:
- a CDS encoding helix-turn-helix domain-containing protein, with translation MVDRKVIGVEGDPPMKQIREMLGLTQQEFAGRLGVAMSTLSRWENGKGKALLSSGQFKILLSDLEPHGITLKDLPDDLSRPAGQS, from the coding sequence ATGGTAGACCGAAAAGTGATTGGTGTCGAGGGAGACCCCCCGATGAAGCAGATCAGAGAAATGTTGGGGTTGACGCAGCAAGAGTTTGCCGGTCGGTTAGGCGTGGCTATGTCCACGCTAAGTCGATGGGAGAACGGGAAAGGGAAAGCATTGCTTAGCTCTGGCCAGTTCAAAATCTTGCTGTCAGACCTTGAACCGCACGGCATCACGCTAAAAGACCTGCCAGACGATCTCAGTCGTCCAGCAGGTCAGAGTTAA
- a CDS encoding VapE domain-containing protein: MPEHTSILMPEHRSEWEASAVLSDIIDRNVWSIDDPSDVDKLLNRNTDKRWKHSTDLAPGWAVAGVAPTTGERTFAGAQYKPDNPPLDPETKKPRKYFSPSRQALAPLFLEMEDRDYWPKLITDTSQAICICEGAKKAGALLTEGHPAISIPGVSTGGKLGRLRPELELFCAYGRVFYLFFDRDIIEKRQVRRALHNLGRMLAAKGAMVYVVEWDNKLKGIDDAIAAGVEVTERITAAPTLEEWKADTDENDTEAPEGEPCALARRYQMVSDRLKNRLRWNELKSQVELDGEPCDFDSLRLQLALLYNIQLPDADCTAICSHIARQQNFSPVAEYLNQCAKLYPADSELLDSLGPTFLGTTSELHQVYLRKTLISAVARAFWPGCKVDTVCILSGGQGVGKSSFWKILAGEEWFDDTVGSTSDKDERLKLHQSWFIEWAELEAVFKRKDISAVKAFITTQTDQVRPPYGRTVQEFKRPSIIVGSTNETEFLADATGNRRYWVIPVEIPMVPFQQLSVERDRIWGAVVHAFRSGERWELPHEMHQAAQEDALNYVTSDPWEKKILDYCEDFSEVNTADVLAVGLQLPYDRQGKREEMRVSNLLRINGWRSVRRLVNGRRPRYWINPKFGEKVGSGWSEEVQTHVNGGDQPNDQPNDQPPDQPTQNDNLETVDHRTSSKVTNLTNLTNQIPKRGNIQDESLCPDREVSIVLPPVGAKVEIKKGRYDGVAAWVVAHVDEKVAVKRDGWMITREYLPGEVEVLSDANG, encoded by the coding sequence ATGCCCGAACATACAAGCATTTTAATGCCAGAACACCGCTCAGAGTGGGAAGCCTCGGCGGTGTTGTCAGACATCATTGACCGCAACGTATGGAGCATAGACGATCCCTCCGACGTAGACAAATTACTCAACCGCAACACAGACAAGCGATGGAAGCACAGCACAGATTTAGCACCAGGGTGGGCAGTCGCTGGGGTTGCCCCCACTACAGGAGAGCGCACCTTTGCCGGGGCTCAATATAAGCCAGACAACCCACCCCTAGACCCAGAGACCAAGAAGCCCCGCAAATATTTCAGCCCTAGCCGCCAGGCCCTAGCTCCACTCTTTCTCGAAATGGAGGATAGAGACTACTGGCCCAAACTCATCACCGACACCAGCCAGGCGATCTGCATCTGTGAAGGGGCCAAGAAAGCGGGGGCACTACTCACCGAGGGCCATCCGGCGATCAGTATCCCTGGGGTGAGCACCGGCGGCAAGCTGGGGAGGCTACGGCCAGAGCTGGAGCTGTTCTGTGCTTATGGCAGAGTCTTCTACCTGTTTTTTGACCGAGACATTATCGAGAAACGCCAGGTGAGACGCGCCCTGCACAACCTGGGGCGAATGCTCGCCGCCAAAGGGGCCATGGTCTACGTGGTGGAGTGGGATAACAAACTGAAGGGCATCGACGACGCGATCGCCGCCGGCGTCGAGGTTACCGAAAGGATCACCGCTGCCCCCACTCTCGAAGAATGGAAGGCCGACACCGACGAAAACGACACCGAAGCCCCCGAGGGTGAACCCTGCGCCTTGGCCCGTAGGTACCAAATGGTTTCGGACCGCCTAAAGAACCGCCTACGGTGGAATGAGCTGAAATCTCAAGTAGAGCTAGATGGTGAACCCTGCGACTTCGACAGCCTTCGCCTACAGCTGGCACTTTTGTACAATATTCAGCTGCCAGACGCCGACTGCACCGCCATCTGTAGCCACATCGCCCGCCAGCAGAACTTTAGCCCCGTGGCCGAATACCTCAACCAGTGCGCCAAGCTCTACCCCGCAGATAGCGAGCTGCTTGATAGCCTGGGGCCAACGTTCTTGGGCACCACCAGCGAACTGCACCAGGTCTATCTGAGAAAAACGCTAATCTCAGCTGTGGCCAGGGCATTCTGGCCAGGTTGCAAAGTAGACACGGTCTGCATTCTCAGTGGTGGCCAGGGCGTCGGTAAATCCAGTTTTTGGAAGATTTTGGCAGGAGAGGAGTGGTTCGACGACACCGTAGGCAGCACCAGCGACAAAGACGAGCGGCTAAAGCTACACCAGAGCTGGTTCATCGAGTGGGCCGAACTTGAAGCGGTCTTTAAACGCAAAGACATTTCAGCGGTCAAGGCCTTTATCACCACCCAAACCGACCAGGTGCGGCCGCCCTATGGCCGCACGGTGCAAGAGTTCAAGCGACCCAGCATCATCGTGGGCAGCACCAACGAAACCGAATTCCTGGCCGACGCCACCGGCAACCGCCGCTATTGGGTCATTCCGGTCGAAATTCCGATGGTGCCCTTTCAGCAGCTGTCGGTCGAGCGCGATCGCATCTGGGGCGCGGTGGTTCACGCCTTCCGTAGCGGCGAACGGTGGGAGCTGCCCCACGAGATGCACCAGGCCGCCCAAGAAGATGCCCTCAACTACGTCACCAGCGACCCATGGGAGAAAAAGATCCTCGACTACTGCGAAGACTTCAGCGAAGTGAATACCGCCGACGTGTTAGCCGTGGGCCTGCAACTGCCCTACGACCGCCAGGGAAAGCGCGAAGAAATGCGAGTGTCCAACCTTCTGCGCATCAACGGGTGGAGGTCGGTCAGGAGGTTGGTCAACGGCAGAAGACCTAGATATTGGATAAATCCAAAGTTTGGAGAAAAGGTTGGATCAGGTTGGTCAGAGGAGGTTCAAACCCATGTAAATGGGGGTGACCAACCTAATGACCAACCTAATGACCAACCCCCTGACCAACCTACCCAAAACGACAATCTAGAAACCGTTGACCACCGGACATCTAGCAAGGTGACCAACCTGACCAACCTGACCAACCAAATCCCTAAGAGGGGAAATATCCAAGATGAATCTCTATGTCCCGATAGAGAGGTGTCTATAGTTCTTCCCCCGGTAGGGGCCAAGGTCGAAATCAAGAAGGGTCGCTATGACGGCGTGGCCGCCTGGGTGGTCGCCCACGTTGACGAAAAGGTAGCCGTCAAGCGCGACGGCTGGATGATCACCCGTGAATATTTACCCGGTGAAGTGGAGGTGCTCAGCGATGCCAATGGATAG